In a genomic window of Infirmifilum sp. NZ:
- a CDS encoding DsrE/DsrF/DrsH-like family protein, translating into MTKGLAIIMFSGTADKFIPLGVLTQTAANLGVPVRIFVTGFATPYFTKNKPQPRFPKEFEDMVPGLLKGLEKMKAPSWYDMLKEAKEIGDVKVYVCSLIAEALGLKKEHLDPIVDDIVGATYFMKETAEYEVILI; encoded by the coding sequence ATGACAAAAGGTTTAGCAATAATAATGTTCTCAGGCACAGCTGACAAGTTCATACCCCTCGGCGTTCTCACCCAGACTGCGGCTAACCTAGGCGTCCCTGTACGCATCTTCGTGACCGGCTTCGCGACCCCCTACTTCACGAAGAACAAGCCTCAGCCGCGCTTCCCCAAGGAGTTCGAGGACATGGTCCCCGGCCTGCTTAAAGGTTTAGAGAAGATGAAGGCTCCCAGCTGGTACGACATGCTGAAGGAGGCGAAAGAGATCGGCGACGTGAAGGTGTACGTGTGCTCGCTGATAGCGGAGGCCCTGGGGCTTAAGAAGGAGCACCTAGACCCGATAGTGGACGACATCGTCGGAGCTACATACTTCATGAAGGAGACCGCCGAGTACGAAGTAATATTAATCTAA
- a CDS encoding sulfurtransferase TusA family protein, with translation MPEITVDARGMACPGPISALTRAYRNAQNGDVIIVLATDPGFKPDVQAWVERTKNELVSLIEEDGFIKAVIKVTAKK, from the coding sequence ATGCCTGAGATAACCGTTGACGCCCGTGGGATGGCCTGCCCCGGGCCCATTTCGGCGCTGACGAGGGCCTACCGTAACGCCCAGAACGGTGACGTGATCATCGTACTTGCGACAGACCCCGGGTTCAAGCCCGACGTTCAAGCCTGGGTTGAGCGCACCAAGAACGAGCTCGTCTCCCTAATTGAGGAGGACGGCTTCATAAAGGCCGTCATCAAGGTAACCGCTAAAAAGTAG
- a CDS encoding NAD(P)/FAD-dependent oxidoreductase, with product MFLTSGEKVVIVGGGGGGAILANLLQPHGFEVTVVDKSQHHHFQPGNLWVAFKGVSPEKFLRPIPSLLKSGVNFVNDEVVSVDLNERVVATKSGRKLSYDVVVLASGAELDYDAIPGHRELLERFGDFYAGPQNAVKLWNALKGLREGSFVIGIADPIYKCPPGPHKGAFLSSELFKSRGLAGKVKVVLAVPVPHAYPSKVIADIIEPELEQRGIELHTFFTVNEIDLQNGKLVSLEGEEIPFTVATVIPPHKGPGYAVSPAEVKDGSGYIKIDKYTSNIQGFDDAYAIGDCTNAPTSKSGVTAHLQAEVVAARLLGYDAKYSGRTNCPIILDGKGGFVISDYDHPPIPVRLSKFKRLMEDLFVATYWSAIKYPEFWSPVFKAYFEASDEFIKRGEGW from the coding sequence GTGTTTCTCACGTCCGGTGAAAAGGTAGTTATTGTTGGTGGCGGCGGAGGGGGGGCTATCCTCGCGAACCTGCTTCAGCCACACGGGTTTGAAGTCACGGTCGTAGACAAAAGCCAGCACCACCACTTCCAGCCTGGGAACCTCTGGGTGGCTTTTAAAGGCGTCTCTCCAGAAAAGTTCCTGAGGCCCATCCCGTCCCTGCTCAAGAGCGGGGTTAACTTCGTTAACGATGAAGTTGTCAGCGTTGACCTCAACGAGCGTGTAGTCGCGACTAAGAGCGGGAGGAAGCTCAGCTACGACGTGGTTGTTCTGGCCAGCGGGGCGGAGCTCGACTACGACGCTATCCCCGGGCACCGGGAGCTCCTCGAGCGGTTTGGCGACTTCTACGCGGGCCCCCAGAACGCGGTAAAGCTGTGGAACGCCCTCAAGGGCTTAAGGGAGGGTAGCTTCGTCATCGGAATAGCCGACCCTATCTACAAGTGCCCTCCCGGTCCCCACAAGGGAGCCTTCCTCTCGAGCGAGCTGTTCAAGAGCAGGGGGTTAGCGGGTAAAGTGAAGGTGGTCCTGGCGGTTCCTGTTCCGCACGCGTACCCCTCAAAGGTCATCGCGGACATAATTGAGCCGGAGCTCGAGCAGAGGGGCATTGAGCTCCACACGTTCTTCACGGTGAACGAGATCGACTTGCAGAATGGGAAGCTGGTGAGCCTCGAGGGGGAGGAGATTCCCTTCACGGTGGCTACAGTCATCCCGCCCCACAAGGGCCCAGGCTACGCGGTCAGCCCCGCGGAGGTGAAGGACGGGTCTGGCTACATAAAGATCGACAAGTACACGAGCAATATCCAGGGCTTCGACGACGCGTACGCGATCGGAGACTGCACGAACGCTCCAACCTCTAAGAGCGGTGTGACAGCGCACCTTCAAGCCGAGGTCGTCGCCGCGAGGCTGCTCGGGTACGACGCGAAGTACAGCGGGAGAACGAACTGCCCGATAATCCTCGACGGGAAGGGTGGCTTCGTGATAAGCGACTACGACCACCCGCCTATCCCGGTGAGGCTGAGTAAGTTCAAGAGGCTGATGGAAGACCTGTTCGTGGCGACCTACTGGAGCGCAATCAAGTACCCTGAGTTCTGGAGCCCTGTGTTCAAGGCGTACTTCGAGGCTTCTGACGAGTTCATCAAGAGGGGTGAGGGGTGGTGA
- a CDS encoding DUF1641 domain-containing protein: protein MSVKAELTPEQAEALNKALEVLVRANELGLLDTVKDLLDPEFIGRLSSLLLTPGTLKLLDHIDDILELLGSVDYEALKEKAPVLVEALKSVPKEPQPVGLLGLLKALSDPEVQRGLGVVLELLKALGRQGRK, encoded by the coding sequence GTGAGCGTGAAAGCCGAGCTAACACCTGAGCAGGCTGAGGCGCTGAACAAAGCCTTGGAGGTGCTCGTAAGGGCCAACGAGCTGGGCCTGCTCGACACTGTTAAGGACTTGCTCGACCCCGAGTTCATCGGCAGACTGTCGTCGCTGCTACTGACGCCAGGCACGCTCAAGCTGCTCGACCACATCGACGACATCCTGGAGCTCCTGGGGAGTGTCGACTACGAGGCGTTAAAGGAGAAGGCACCGGTGCTTGTTGAGGCCCTGAAGTCTGTACCAAAGGAGCCGCAGCCCGTAGGCCTCCTGGGGCTTCTCAAAGCGCTTAGCGACCCCGAGGTGCAGCGCGGGTTGGGTGTTGTTCTCGAGCTCCTCAAGGCTCTTGGCAGGCAGGGCAGAAAGTAG
- a CDS encoding BREX system Lon protease-like protein BrxL: protein VTPAKLFYDVRSNIPGDLVINDVVVFDEISKIKFSNGDEVVAKLKDYMVDGYFERGAYHPKKPAACSLVFIGNIDLERIASHYSLAGYLPRFMQDTAFLDRIHGFIHGWELPKIMKSEEHLAQGYGVAADYLAEVLHVYRQVSLEQEVEGLFEMEGRLTIRDEKAVRRLLSGALKLLFPHRQYSRGELERVAQVYVDLRNNVSQILTALSPKEFPSKKISVKIRG, encoded by the coding sequence AGTGACCCCGGCTAAGCTCTTCTACGACGTGAGGAGCAACATACCCGGAGACCTTGTGATCAACGACGTGGTGGTGTTCGACGAGATAAGCAAGATCAAGTTCTCGAACGGAGACGAGGTAGTTGCGAAGCTCAAAGACTACATGGTGGACGGGTACTTCGAGAGGGGAGCTTACCACCCGAAGAAGCCAGCCGCATGCTCGCTCGTCTTTATAGGGAACATTGACCTCGAGAGGATCGCCTCGCACTACAGCCTCGCAGGCTACCTTCCCAGGTTCATGCAGGACACAGCCTTCCTCGACAGGATCCACGGCTTCATACACGGGTGGGAGCTACCCAAGATCATGAAGAGCGAGGAGCACCTAGCCCAGGGCTACGGCGTCGCAGCGGACTACCTAGCGGAGGTGCTTCACGTTTACAGGCAGGTGAGCCTGGAGCAGGAGGTTGAAGGGCTCTTCGAGATGGAGGGGAGGCTCACAATACGCGACGAGAAAGCCGTCAGAAGGCTCCTCTCAGGCGCGCTGAAGCTCCTGTTCCCCCACAGGCAGTACAGCAGGGGAGAGCTCGAGCGCGTAGCCCAAGTATACGTCGACTTAAGGAACAACGTCTCGCAGATACTGACAGCCCTCTCCCCGAAGGAGTTCCCGAGTAAGAAAATAAGCGTAAAAATTAGGGGTTAA
- a CDS encoding BREX system Lon protease-like protein BrxL yields MDELDVKVKKLFGEYAVDKRVARLGIIPRIPAFIREYLVARHCPEPSPECLKEVASTVSELYPDPRSRERFLGKLKGEGRLKLLDEYRVLVNLKKNVFLLQVPSLSINDALVREEIIRANERLYSGLWGVGVLAYEPSLQTRYPGVTPVIMEDFEPFQAYEIDLKLFSEAREALSLDEWVDLIVRSAGLNPKAYTFQQKLLLLARLIPLAESNVNILELGPRATGKTHTYRELTYYSRIYSGGIV; encoded by the coding sequence ATGGACGAGCTGGACGTGAAAGTAAAGAAGCTCTTCGGCGAGTACGCTGTCGACAAGCGAGTCGCCAGGCTAGGGATCATCCCGCGAATCCCGGCCTTCATCAGGGAATACCTCGTGGCTCGCCACTGCCCTGAGCCCTCACCCGAGTGCCTCAAAGAGGTTGCCAGCACGGTGAGCGAGCTTTACCCCGACCCCAGGTCGCGGGAAAGGTTCCTGGGTAAGCTGAAGGGGGAGGGCCGGCTCAAGCTGCTGGACGAGTACCGTGTTCTCGTTAACCTCAAGAAGAACGTCTTCCTGCTCCAAGTCCCGTCCCTGAGCATCAACGACGCCTTGGTGCGCGAGGAGATCATCCGTGCCAACGAGAGGCTCTACTCAGGCCTTTGGGGCGTGGGGGTGCTCGCTTACGAGCCTTCCCTCCAGACCCGGTACCCGGGCGTCACCCCGGTTATTATGGAGGACTTCGAGCCCTTCCAGGCTTACGAGATTGACCTTAAGCTCTTCAGCGAGGCCAGGGAGGCGCTGAGCCTGGACGAGTGGGTTGACCTGATCGTTAGAAGCGCTGGGCTTAACCCTAAAGCGTACACGTTCCAGCAGAAGCTCCTCCTGCTAGCCAGGCTCATCCCGCTGGCCGAGTCGAACGTGAACATCCTGGAGCTAGGCCCGAGAGCCACGGGTAAGACCCACACGTACCGCGAGCTCACGTACTACTCGAGGATTTACTCGGGCGGCATAGT
- a CDS encoding QueT transporter family protein has product MRSRDMALAGIVAALYAVLVYVLPFTSFLLWQVRVADALIALSTVLGYPAVLGVAVGCFIGNILAAPWGSPALSAFDAVLGSLVNLAAGYAGYRISGKGGRRRRLAALIAQSLVVSVGVGSYLKYLLLWAFGTDIPLLLSVAGVLPGSLISIVVLGFPLSLAVERSIRGSPLRAGQAS; this is encoded by the coding sequence ACATGGCCTTAGCCGGGATAGTGGCGGCGCTATACGCGGTTCTAGTCTACGTGCTACCTTTCACCTCGTTCCTTTTGTGGCAGGTAAGGGTTGCAGATGCCCTTATCGCCTTGTCCACCGTGCTGGGATACCCAGCGGTGCTGGGCGTTGCTGTTGGGTGCTTTATAGGCAACATCCTCGCCGCGCCTTGGGGAAGCCCAGCCCTAAGCGCCTTCGACGCCGTCTTGGGAAGCCTCGTGAACCTCGCAGCCGGGTACGCGGGCTACAGGATCTCCGGTAAAGGCGGCAGGAGAAGAAGGTTAGCGGCGTTGATCGCTCAATCCCTGGTCGTGTCGGTGGGTGTCGGGTCCTACCTCAAGTACCTGTTGTTGTGGGCTTTCGGAACCGATATCCCGCTCCTCTTGTCCGTAGCGGGTGTACTACCGGGGTCGTTAATCTCGATAGTAGTCCTAGGTTTCCCGCTTTCCCTAGCCGTCGAGAGATCAATCAGGGGAAGCCCGCTCAGAGCAGGACAAGCTTCATAG